The genomic stretch GCCGTTGAGTTCGCAGACTCAATTCTTCGGCCAGACAAGCCATCTTGCGACGACGAACAATCATCCGCAGCAGAGCGGCCTTGCGTTCTTCAGCCGAAGCGTCTTCTTCCATGCGGATCTGGAAGTCTTCGCGGTTGCGAGACATGAGATGCCGCAGGGTTTGCAGGTTCGGCTCCATACGGCCGAGGATCTGCTCTTTCTGAGCGTTTTCCGTTTCCGATGTCCGCAGTGTCCGCTCGAAGGGAAGTTCTCCCGAATTCACCTTCTCGAACATCTCAACAATGATGCCCAGCGCGTAGTCCGATTCAACGGCCGTACGGCGGAAGCGTTTGCGGGTGACCTCGATCTGCTTGGCCAGGAAGATTTCGTCAGCGCGGGTGAGCAGGGGAATATTGCCCATCTGACTGAGATACATGCGGATCGGATCCCGCGAGGAGACCGGGGTTTCCGGTCCGATCAGAGCTCGAGCGACATCGTCGCTGATCTCATCATCCGATTTTTCGACAGTTTCAACTTTCGCTGTGGGAGCCACTTGCCGAGCTGCAGGATCGTCGAACATATCAATGTTAAGTTCGTCGAGCGCGAGCACGATCTGGTCAATCAGAGTGGGATCACCGCCTTCATCCGGAAGGAAGTCGTCCATACTCTGATAACTGAGCCGCCCGTCCTTCTTTGCGGCATCCATCAACGGTTGAATCGATTCGCTGAATCGAGGCACCATACACTCCTCACTTGGGAAAGAAGTCATAAAATCGCGTGTCTCCATTACGCGGCTATCACCGAATCGGGTTGGCTCCAGGAGCGGAGACCCGCAGGCGACGCAAAGTGTGCCACCATGCCAACGATCGATACGGAAAACAAGTCTGGCCGTCAGGCCCTCTCAGAAAATCGCCAAAATGCGATTCATCCACATTCATGTGCTATCGCAACAGATAATCAGACATCTCTTCAGGCCAGAAATGACCGAACAGAGAGCCGATAAATTCCTAAGCGGAAGAAACAGCTGGGGAGAGAGAGCCGGGTACTAAGCGGGCCGCAAATGGCTCGGCTGGCAGACAATCCATGTCATAGGTCTTCACAGGAGAATTCCCTTGCAACGAGACGCACTGGCGTCAAATCTTCGCCCGGCCAGAAGGCTCAGGCTCCGGCAACCGGAAGCCGAATGAATCTCTCATCCTGGCCAGTCGAGGGTTGCCGTTGGGAATGGTGATTCATCATAAATCACGGACGATACGTCATCCCCCCTCTTCTCCGAGTCCATGCTACCACCGAAACAAAGGGCGTCCACGAAAAAAAGAAAGAATCATTAAAAAACGAACGATTGCACAGACGCTGATGCGTTGCCTGAAAATCAGGGGGAAAGCCTTCAGAAATTCCGGGGCACGACTGTGATCAGACAGCTTCCGGATGCCCGAGCCCCCTCCTTTCCCCACTCGCGGTTTTTTGGTCAACGAGACTTTCAAAATCAGAAGAAGCTGTTACACTGCTGGCTTGCTTGCGAGGGAAACGTCGGGATCCCGCCGTCGGTCCATTTGAGAACACGGCTTGTCTGCTACGCTAAAGCGACCTCGAGAGAGTTGATTCTCGGTCGTGGTACGGACGGGGCAAGCCTGATCGGCCATTGGTTACAAATAGAGGAATACACGGTGTCTGTTCGAATTCGAATGAAGAAACTGGGGCGAACGCATCGCCCGTTCTTTCGTATCTGCGTGATGGACTCGCGGGTACCACGTGACGGCAAGACGATCGAAGAAATCGGCACGTACGATCCCATGGTTCGTGAGAAGTCCGAACGCGTGAAAGTGGATCTGGAGCGGGTCGACTACTGGCTCTCCGTCGGCGCTCAGCCGTCTGAGAAGGTCAACGTCCTGATTCGTAAGGTCCGTGAAAACGATTGGGGTGCGGTCAAGCAGCCGCCCCCGATGACCGCTCCGAAGGCTCCGGAACCGGAAGCCCCGGCCGAAGAAGCCTCCGCCGAGGAGACACCAGCCGAAGAACAGCCGGCTGAAGAAAACAGCGAAGGCTAAACTCCGGTCAATGGACCAGTTGAATAACAGGTCGTTCTCGTGCGATTCGATGTGCTGACAATCTTCCCTGGTCTTTTCCAGGGATTCCTGGGCGAAAGCCTGCTGCACAAAGCATTGCAACGCCAGCTTCTCGAAATTCATTTGTGGAATTTTCGGGACTGGGCAACCGATAAACATCAATCAGTGGACGATCGCCCTTACGGCGGCGGCCCTGGCATGCTCCTCAGCTGCGATCCCATCTTTCGCTGTGTCGAAGATGTCCGCCAGCAGGGCAGTTCCCCCGGACAGTTGATTATGCTGACCCCGAACGGGCGGCGACTTGATCAGCAACTGGTGGAACAACTGTCAGAGCAGGAACGTCTGATTCTGCTCTGCGGACGGTATGAAGGATTCGATCACCGGATTGTCGAAGGGCTTCAGCCCCTGGAAATCTCGATCGGAGACTTCATCTGCAATGGCGGCGAAGTGCCTGCCATGATTATCATTGAAGCAGTCATGAGGCTCATCCCCGGACTGCTCGGTGATGAAGAGAGTGCCCGGTTGGATTCCTTTTCCGATCCGGGCCAGGTGGAATACCCGCAATACACGCGGCCTCGCGACTATCGGGGCATGCAGGTGCCGGACGTTCTGCTCAGCGGTAATCACGCCGAGGTCGAACGCTGGCGACAGAAACAGAGCCTGGATCGAACCAGGCGTCGACAGGACGATCAGGCGGCTTCGAACCGCGAGAGCTCTTCGGGCTCGAAATAAGTCAGATTCAACTCACAAATCAGGTTGAGGAAATAGTGCGATGCGAAATCGACAGGAACTTTTGAAGGTTGCCGAAGAGACCAGTCTTCGCGAAACCCCGCTGAAATTCGAGATTGGCGACACCGTCGATGTGCACACCCGAATTCTGGAAGGCGACAAAGAACGCATCCAGGTTTTCAACGGTGTGATCATCGCACGCCGTGGTGGCGGAACCCGGGAAAACTTCACCGTTCGCCGCATCGTGGCTGGTGAAGGTGTCGAACGAACCTTCCCGGTTCACTCCCCGAAGGTGGCCGAAGTCGTCGTGCTGCGTCACGCTCGGGTTCGCCGCGCCAAGCTGTTCTATCTTCGTGACCGCGTCGGTAAGGCGACCCGTCTCCGCGAACGTCGCGCCAAGGTCGGTGAAGTCGAAGTCGGAACGGCCAGCAAGTAATCTTGCGGTCCAGAATCAAGAAAAGGTTCGGCTGGCGCCTGATGCGCTGCCGAACCTTTTTTATTGGAACCCCACGGGTTGGGAGAACGGCATCCACCTGAAACCGGTTGAACACTGATTCACCCGCATTCGGCGGCAAGATGCCGCCGCGACGATTTCATGAACGAGCGTCCCCCTTCTGAGATCCGGAGGCCACGATGATCCTCAGTCTGATCGCGCGACTCCGCAGTGCCTTCCGCAGGAAGCCTGTCTCGCTGGGGCGACGCGGCGAAGATGAAGCCGTGAAGTTTCTCAAACGGTTGAGAATGCGGATTGTCGCGCGAAATCATGCGAACCGATTTGGAGAAATCGACATCATTGCCCGGGACGGGGCTCAACTGGTCTTCGTTGAAGTTCGGACACGATCCTCCCAGGATCACGGGACACCTGCTGAAACGGTGAATCATCGCAAGCAGCAGAAACTGACGCGGGCAGCCACGGCTTTTCTTCAGCGTCATCCGGAAAGGACCTCGTCTCCGCGTTTCGACGTCGTTACGATTGTGTGGACTGCCGAGAGACGGATCGAGAACATCGAACACATCCGGCACGCCTTCGAGGCCGCCGACTAATTTTGTTGAGACATAGTAGCAGACACGAGAAAAGACGATGACTGACACCATTCAATTCGCGGAACGCGGCGAGAAGCAGCAGGTCGAGCAGGGACTGGAACTGGCTCCGAAGTTTGACTCCCAGGGCCTTCTCCCGGCGATTACCACTGATTTCGAATCGGGCGAACTGCTGATGGTCGCCTATATGAACGAAGAAGCTCTTAAGAAGACCATCGAAGTTGGCGAAGCGGTCTACTACAGCCGCAGCCGACAGGAACTGTGGCACAAAGGGAAGACCAGCGGCCACGTGCAGAAGGTGAAAGAGATCCGCGTCGACTGCGATCAGGATGCGATCTGGCTGCGTGTTGAACAGATCGGGGCAGGGGCCTGTCACGTCGGTTACAACAGCTGCTTCTTCCGAAGCGTCGACCGGGACAGCGTCGCGGCTGATCAACCCGTATCTCTGAAGATGGCCGAATCGGAGAAGACGTTCGATCCGGACAAGGTTTACAAGAAGTAATCGACTCATGTCGCGGAACGTCCTGCGTTCTGCCACAACCGGTCCGCCACAGGCGGGCTCTTATCATGACCAGACGACGTCGAACTACGGACGATCCGCAGCAACTGCGTGAGCGGATCGCCCGTGAAGCCGCCCGACTGATTGCTCGCCGCAAAGTCAAAACGTTTCACACCGCCCGCATGCGAGCCATGCGCTGGCTTAGTCAACAGCGGTTGACTTCCTCGGAAATCCCCACGCAGGAAGAGGTGATGCGGGAACTGGAGCGTCTCACCGCGTCTTCCGACTGGGACCGCCAAAGCAACGTGCAATGGCTCCTTGATGAAGCGGCGATCTGGGTGGAGCCTTTGAATCCACTGCTGTGGATCGACTGGCAGGCCGTTGGACGCGGCGAAGAGATCGTAGGACACTGGGTTCTCGCTGCGGAGACCGACCCCGAAGTCCAGCAGATTCTCCAGTCGCAGACGATTGGCACGCAACCCTCGCATGCTCCGGAGTGGGCCGTCGCGGCTCTGAACTTCTCCAACGGCATCCCCCATCGCATCTACTTCGATGCCTCTCTCGATGCCGCCGCTGCTCCGGAAAAAATCGAGCGAGTCGTTGGATCGCAACCGGAGCGTTTCACACGCCCTGTAATCGCCACGCCGGTGGAAGACGACGAGGACTCCGCCATCGAGCTGAGCTGGGGCGATCAGTTTCGTCCGTTGCTTGAAAGCCTGGCTGATTTCACATTCAACAGTGAGGACCATCCGGAAGGGGACGCCCTTTATCATTCGCTTCAGGTTTACCAACTGGGGCGAGAACTGCATCCCTATGATGTCGAATTTCAATGGGCCTGTCTGCTGCACGACATTGGCTACGTGGTCGATGCCCGCACTCCCTGTGAAGCGGCTCTGCGAGTCCTTGAAGGACGGGTGACTGAGCGGGTCGAGTTTCTCGTCGGCAATCTGGAAGCCGGCCATCAGTTTCTGAACGGGGGTTCTCAGGCCAAATCGCTGCGGAAGTCGGAAGATTTTGGTGAACTGCTCGATCTGGCTCGCTGCGATAGAAATGGTCGCCAGCGGGGTCAGTCGGTTCCGACACTTGACGAAGCACTCGCCGAACTTGAAGAACTGGAACAGTTCGGAGAAGAGAGCTGACGACCTTCTGACCACCGCTACAACCGAAATCTTTCGTAGATTCGGTTCCGGAATGTTACTGAAGTACCTCCTTCCTCTGGAATCGGACTCCACTCCCGCGCCTCGTAAGGAATTAGACCTACAGTTGCAGAAACGTTGATCTGTTCTTTCCGCGTCTCATCGCGGATGATGCGTGCTGAACTGCGGATCCATGACTACGACTGCTACGACTGAACAACCCGACGTTGCCGAGCCGGCTCCGGACGAGAACGGCTCGACCGTCGTTCCGCTGACCGAACTGATCGTCGGGCGGACGGTTCGACAGCCGATTTATGACCTGAACGGCATCCTGCTGCTTGCAGAGAACACGGTCATTACGTCCGAAATGAAGCTGGCGATTCGGAAACGCGGCGCGAACAAGGTTCGCGTCAGCAATCAGGATCTCAAGCGGATCACGCTCGACCGCAAGCTGGCGGAAGTGTCAGCCCCCAAGGTGTCGTTCGATCAGGACCTGACCCGCAAACTCGATGCAATCGTTGATGGCGGACTGCTCTCGATCAAGAATACCGGCCCCGCAGTCAAAAACGACGTCGTCTTCCTGGGTCGAAAGGGATACAACCAGGAACAGCGACAGCAACTCATCGACGATCATCAGAAGAATGGTCAGGCTCTGGGCGATATGCTCAGTGAAGCTTTGCGCGGGGAAACCATGGATGGCTCGCTCGTTTCCACCATGGCGGCTCACTACCTCAAGGAAATGACGACCGACACAGACAATGTGCTGACCTCGGCCATCAACCAGTTCAGCAATGACAATATCGCCGCCAATTCGCTTGAGGTCGCTCTGCTGGCGATGGCCATTGGCATCGAGATGGATCTCGACGCGGAGAACTCGCGGCATCTGGCAATGGCCGGAATCGTGCACGACTGGGGCATGATGCGAGTCCCGGCTTCAATCCGTCTTTCGGCGGAGCGGCTCGATGCGGTCGAGATGCTGGAGATCAAGAAGCATCCGATTCATTCTCTGGAACTCCTGCAGCGGGTGTCCGCCCTTCCCCGTGTCGTCTCGGTGATTTCTTATCAGGTGCACGAGCGGCTCAACGGCACCGGTTACCCTCGAGGACGCCGCGGCCAGAGCATCCACCCCTTTGCACGTATTCTGCAGGTGGCCGATGCCTTCGTCGGGATGACGTCTCCCCGCCCCTACCGCCCGCCACTCACCCGCTATGCGGCTATGGAGTGCCTTCTCCGACAGGCCCGCGAACGTTTTGTCGATCCTGAAGTCGTCCGGTGCATGCTCAAGATTCAGTCGTTATTTCCCATCGGCAGTTTTGTCCTGCTGAGCGATGACACCGTGGCTCAGGTGATGCGTCGAAATCTCGACCACTACACCCAGCCGATTGTCGCCCGCGTTTCGGACGCCAATGGCGAGCTTGTTGACAGAGACGCCGACGAAAACAAGATCGATCTGCATGCGGACGAATCGATCACGGTCGTTCGCGCTTTACCGACTCCTGGCTCCGACGAGATCGATTCGGTCGAAGAATTCCTCCACTCCAACCTCGACCAGGCTCCGCTTCCGCAATAGTCCCTCCTTCAGCCGCCCGCAAATCCATCCAACACCATTGATCTGTTGCGTCCCTGCAATCGATTCAGCCCGGGGAACCACTACATCCCGAGGTCGGGAGCAGGGACAAAACGGGAACGCAGCGAATTTTTGAACAGTTACCTTGATTGGAGAATCTACGCTTCAGCAGAACGACAGTAGGAACGTGCCTCAACGATTGCTGCTATCCCCCAACGTAATGCCTAACGTGCGATCGCCTTTTGGTCGCAACACTTAAGGACACTTCGAGATGACGACGCCCACCGCGATCGATAGCTCGTCCAACAAGCTCGCTCCCGAACAGTATGACGACACCACGCTTGTTTCGGTCAACGATCTCATCATCGGGAAACGAATTCACTTCCCCCTGTACGACGTAAACGGGGTGCTTCTGCTCGCCGCCGATTCCAACATCACAGCTGAGATCAAACAGGCTGTCCGCAATCGCGGCGAAACTACCGTTCGCGTCGCCAACGACGACGTCCGTCGAATCACAATCGCCTCGCAGGGAGACGGTCAGAACCATTCGCTAAGTCTCGACTGCGAGATGTTCCGCAAGCTCGATGCCATCATCGATGGTGGCCTGCTGACTCTGAAAAACAAGGGCGAGCCTGTCAAAGAGACGATCAAACCGATCGGACGCAAAGCCTATGACCCCGAACAGAGAGCCCGCCTGTTCGAGAGTCATCAGCAGAATGGTCTGGCTCTGGGAGAAATGCTGGCAGGAGTTCTCCGCGGTCAGGCCTCAGACAGCGCTACGCTCTCAGCGGTGACTTCTCACTACCTGCACGAGATGACGATTGACAGCGACAATGTCCTCAGCTCTGCGATCAGTCAGTTTTCCGAAGGCGATTTTGTCGCACACGCGCTGGAAACAGCCTTGCTGGCAATGGCTATTGGTATCGAACTCGGTCTTGACGCCGAGAATGTGCGCCACCTGGGAATGGCCGGCCTGGTCCACGACTGGGGCATGATGCGGGTCCCGGCTCATATCCGCGAGAACCCCGACCGGCTCGATTCGGTCGCGATGCTCGAAATCAAGAAGCATCCGATCCATTCGCTGCAGTTGCAGGAGAAGATCAGCAATCTGCCCCGCGTTGTGACAATCGCCGCCTATCAGGCCCACGAACGAATGAACGGGACTGGTTATCCTCGCGGTCGCAGCGGAGAAAGCATCCACCTGTTCGCTCGCATCCTGCAGGTCGCTGATGCATTTGTCGGGATGACGTCACGCCGCCCCTACCGGCCGGCCATGATGCGTTACGCGGCCATGGAATGCCTGATCCGGCAAGCCAAAGAACGCTACGTCGACGGGAAGGTCGTCCGATGTCTGCTCAAGATTCAGTCCCTGTTCCCGATCGGCAGCTACGTGTCGCTGAGCGATGGTTCCGTCGCGGTGGTGATTCGACGGAACAAAGACTTATATACTCAGCCCATCGTGGCTCGCATTCAGGACGCCGACGGGAACACGGTCGACCAGGAAGCCGATGAGAACATCATCGATCTGCATGAGGCGGAAGACCTGACCGTTTCTCAGGCACTGCCGATGCCCGGTTCTGACGAAATCGAATTCGGGCTGGACTACTACAATTCCAGCCTCGACAAAGATCTCGAAGAATAGATCGCCCGCCTATCGCTCAAGCAGTCGCG from Rubinisphaera margarita encodes the following:
- the rpsP gene encoding 30S ribosomal protein S16 encodes the protein MSVRIRMKKLGRTHRPFFRICVMDSRVPRDGKTIEEIGTYDPMVREKSERVKVDLERVDYWLSVGAQPSEKVNVLIRKVRENDWGAVKQPPPMTAPKAPEPEAPAEEASAEETPAEEQPAEENSEG
- the trmD gene encoding tRNA (guanosine(37)-N1)-methyltransferase TrmD, with protein sequence MRFDVLTIFPGLFQGFLGESLLHKALQRQLLEIHLWNFRDWATDKHQSVDDRPYGGGPGMLLSCDPIFRCVEDVRQQGSSPGQLIMLTPNGRRLDQQLVEQLSEQERLILLCGRYEGFDHRIVEGLQPLEISIGDFICNGGEVPAMIIIEAVMRLIPGLLGDEESARLDSFSDPGQVEYPQYTRPRDYRGMQVPDVLLSGNHAEVERWRQKQSLDRTRRRQDDQAASNRESSSGSK
- the rplS gene encoding 50S ribosomal protein L19, which translates into the protein MRNRQELLKVAEETSLRETPLKFEIGDTVDVHTRILEGDKERIQVFNGVIIARRGGGTRENFTVRRIVAGEGVERTFPVHSPKVAEVVVLRHARVRRAKLFYLRDRVGKATRLRERRAKVGEVEVGTASK
- a CDS encoding YraN family protein → MILSLIARLRSAFRRKPVSLGRRGEDEAVKFLKRLRMRIVARNHANRFGEIDIIARDGAQLVFVEVRTRSSQDHGTPAETVNHRKQQKLTRAATAFLQRHPERTSSPRFDVVTIVWTAERRIENIEHIRHAFEAAD
- the hisI gene encoding phosphoribosyl-AMP cyclohydrolase encodes the protein MTDTIQFAERGEKQQVEQGLELAPKFDSQGLLPAITTDFESGELLMVAYMNEEALKKTIEVGEAVYYSRSRQELWHKGKTSGHVQKVKEIRVDCDQDAIWLRVEQIGAGACHVGYNSCFFRSVDRDSVAADQPVSLKMAESEKTFDPDKVYKK
- a CDS encoding HD domain-containing protein, coding for MTRRRRTTDDPQQLRERIAREAARLIARRKVKTFHTARMRAMRWLSQQRLTSSEIPTQEEVMRELERLTASSDWDRQSNVQWLLDEAAIWVEPLNPLLWIDWQAVGRGEEIVGHWVLAAETDPEVQQILQSQTIGTQPSHAPEWAVAALNFSNGIPHRIYFDASLDAAAAPEKIERVVGSQPERFTRPVIATPVEDDEDSAIELSWGDQFRPLLESLADFTFNSEDHPEGDALYHSLQVYQLGRELHPYDVEFQWACLLHDIGYVVDARTPCEAALRVLEGRVTERVEFLVGNLEAGHQFLNGGSQAKSLRKSEDFGELLDLARCDRNGRQRGQSVPTLDEALAELEELEQFGEES
- a CDS encoding HD-GYP domain-containing protein; its protein translation is MTTTATTEQPDVAEPAPDENGSTVVPLTELIVGRTVRQPIYDLNGILLLAENTVITSEMKLAIRKRGANKVRVSNQDLKRITLDRKLAEVSAPKVSFDQDLTRKLDAIVDGGLLSIKNTGPAVKNDVVFLGRKGYNQEQRQQLIDDHQKNGQALGDMLSEALRGETMDGSLVSTMAAHYLKEMTTDTDNVLTSAINQFSNDNIAANSLEVALLAMAIGIEMDLDAENSRHLAMAGIVHDWGMMRVPASIRLSAERLDAVEMLEIKKHPIHSLELLQRVSALPRVVSVISYQVHERLNGTGYPRGRRGQSIHPFARILQVADAFVGMTSPRPYRPPLTRYAAMECLLRQARERFVDPEVVRCMLKIQSLFPIGSFVLLSDDTVAQVMRRNLDHYTQPIVARVSDANGELVDRDADENKIDLHADESITVVRALPTPGSDEIDSVEEFLHSNLDQAPLPQ
- a CDS encoding HD-GYP domain-containing protein, with translation MTTPTAIDSSSNKLAPEQYDDTTLVSVNDLIIGKRIHFPLYDVNGVLLLAADSNITAEIKQAVRNRGETTVRVANDDVRRITIASQGDGQNHSLSLDCEMFRKLDAIIDGGLLTLKNKGEPVKETIKPIGRKAYDPEQRARLFESHQQNGLALGEMLAGVLRGQASDSATLSAVTSHYLHEMTIDSDNVLSSAISQFSEGDFVAHALETALLAMAIGIELGLDAENVRHLGMAGLVHDWGMMRVPAHIRENPDRLDSVAMLEIKKHPIHSLQLQEKISNLPRVVTIAAYQAHERMNGTGYPRGRSGESIHLFARILQVADAFVGMTSRRPYRPAMMRYAAMECLIRQAKERYVDGKVVRCLLKIQSLFPIGSYVSLSDGSVAVVIRRNKDLYTQPIVARIQDADGNTVDQEADENIIDLHEAEDLTVSQALPMPGSDEIEFGLDYYNSSLDKDLEE